Proteins found in one Erythrobacter sp. KY5 genomic segment:
- the argB gene encoding acetylglutamate kinase has translation MNAENPTHDRAVDLSKTEILIEALPYFQRYAGRTFVVKYGGHAMGEPKAARDFAEDIVLLRAVGINPVVVHGGGPQIGEMLSRLGVESTFVDGLRVTDEATAKIAEMVLSGAINKELVGWLSNAGGKALGLSGKDGGLVTARKVSRTTRDPESLIEKAVDLGFVGEPAHVDTSVIDTAVAAGMIPVIAPIAGGEDGATYNINADTMAGAIAAALGAARLFLLTDVAGVLDGDGELITDLTPADIAKLKDTGVIQGGMVPKLETCVSAVESGCEAAVVLDGRVPHAMLLEFFTARGAGTLVKADE, from the coding sequence CGCTGCCTTACTTCCAGCGATACGCCGGGCGAACCTTCGTCGTGAAATATGGCGGCCACGCCATGGGCGAACCCAAAGCCGCGCGCGACTTTGCCGAGGATATCGTGCTGTTGAGAGCGGTCGGCATCAATCCGGTGGTTGTCCATGGCGGTGGACCTCAGATCGGGGAGATGCTCTCGCGGCTGGGCGTTGAGAGCACATTCGTCGACGGCCTGCGCGTCACCGACGAAGCCACCGCCAAAATCGCCGAAATGGTCCTGTCGGGCGCGATCAACAAGGAGCTGGTCGGCTGGCTCAGCAATGCAGGCGGCAAGGCTCTGGGGCTGTCGGGCAAGGATGGCGGGCTGGTCACCGCGCGCAAGGTGTCGCGCACCACGCGCGATCCCGAAAGCCTGATCGAAAAGGCGGTGGATCTTGGTTTCGTGGGAGAGCCTGCCCATGTCGACACATCGGTCATCGATACCGCTGTTGCCGCAGGAATGATCCCGGTCATCGCCCCGATCGCAGGCGGCGAAGACGGCGCGACCTACAACATCAACGCCGACACGATGGCGGGCGCGATTGCGGCGGCGCTGGGTGCGGCACGCCTTTTCCTGCTGACAGACGTGGCAGGCGTGCTCGATGGCGATGGTGAACTGATCACGGACCTGACGCCTGCCGATATCGCAAAGCTAAAGGACACCGGCGTCATCCAGGGGGGCATGGTCCCCAAGCTCGAAACCTGCGTTTCAGCGGTGGAATCGGGGTGCGAGGCGGCGGTCGTGCTCGACGGGCGCGTTCCGCATGCGATGCTGCTGGAGTTCTTCACCGCTCGCGGCGCGGGGACGCTGGTCAAGGCGGACGAATAG